In a genomic window of Fimbriiglobus ruber:
- a CDS encoding DNA cytosine methyltransferase, which translates to MTETREITHFHLFCGLGGGAKGFNKGQARVGNVQAKFRCLGGIDSDPAAIADFNRLAGTSGTVLDLFSREQYVAFHGKEPPAEWREATSDDIHRAAGNERPHIVFLSAPCKGFSGLLSETRSKTGKYQALNGLTLRGIWLMLEAWKDDPVELLVFENVPRIASRGRQLLDRINALLRHYGYAVAETTHDCGELGGLAQSRKRFLLVARHQEKVPPFLYEPEKRSLRAVGDILGRMPLPGEGRGGPMHRVPSLQWKTWVRLAFVEAGSDWRSLNRLKVVDGKLADYLIVPEYRTGFLGVRSWDETCGTVQGQSLPTNGAFSVADPRIDGVRHNNIFRVTGWDEASQAITAGTGPTAGGLAVADPRTTDGDEVRFKNSYKVIRWEDPSRTITSGHSPSNGGYAVADPRSPGTSWGTKYHVAGWGTSTGTVISSDDHGAYAVADPRTGFADSTHHNVLRVTPWDEHARTVTGSNHPSGGALTVADPRCGLDRGKGDHYVTGGHYGVVPWEASSGAVSGSAGHDNGRWSVADPRLPDAADRLVVRIRSLDGTWHRPFTTMELAALQSLIDPEEVLELDGLSDGSWRERIGNAVPPEAAAAIAGVMGTTLLLAWSGQTFVLSSTPIWVRPVAVALSVQQAEVPA; encoded by the coding sequence ATGACCGAAACTCGCGAGATCACCCACTTCCACCTATTCTGCGGCCTCGGTGGTGGAGCAAAAGGCTTCAACAAAGGACAGGCCCGTGTCGGAAACGTGCAGGCCAAGTTCCGCTGCCTCGGAGGGATTGACTCAGATCCGGCTGCGATCGCCGACTTCAACCGATTGGCCGGAACATCCGGTACGGTCCTCGACCTCTTCTCCCGCGAGCAGTACGTCGCGTTTCACGGGAAGGAGCCACCGGCCGAGTGGCGCGAAGCCACATCCGACGACATCCACCGCGCCGCGGGCAACGAACGGCCGCACATCGTGTTCCTGTCGGCTCCCTGCAAAGGCTTCTCGGGCTTGCTTTCCGAGACCAGGAGCAAGACAGGCAAGTATCAGGCGTTAAACGGGCTCACGCTCCGGGGTATCTGGCTGATGCTGGAGGCCTGGAAAGACGACCCGGTCGAACTCCTGGTCTTCGAGAACGTCCCCCGCATCGCCTCTCGGGGGCGTCAGTTGCTCGACCGGATCAATGCTTTACTACGTCACTACGGCTACGCGGTCGCCGAAACGACTCACGATTGCGGGGAACTGGGAGGATTGGCCCAGAGCCGGAAGCGGTTCCTGCTCGTCGCGCGGCACCAGGAGAAAGTCCCACCCTTCCTCTACGAACCCGAGAAACGGTCACTTCGCGCCGTCGGCGACATCCTCGGACGGATGCCTCTTCCGGGTGAAGGGCGTGGTGGACCGATGCACCGCGTTCCCTCTCTCCAGTGGAAGACTTGGGTGCGATTGGCGTTCGTGGAAGCTGGCTCCGACTGGCGAAGTCTGAATCGGTTAAAGGTTGTGGATGGGAAACTCGCTGACTATTTGATCGTGCCGGAATATCGAACCGGGTTCCTTGGAGTACGAAGCTGGGACGAGACTTGCGGCACCGTGCAGGGCCAGAGCCTGCCGACTAACGGGGCGTTTTCGGTTGCTGACCCCCGCATTGACGGCGTGCGTCACAACAACATCTTCCGGGTTACCGGATGGGATGAAGCTTCCCAAGCTATCACCGCAGGAACAGGACCGACGGCCGGCGGATTGGCGGTTGCCGACCCCCGCACCACGGACGGCGACGAGGTACGTTTCAAGAACAGCTATAAGGTCATCCGCTGGGAAGACCCGTCCCGGACGATCACCAGTGGGCACAGCCCCTCGAACGGCGGGTATGCCGTTGCTGATCCGCGTTCTCCGGGGACATCGTGGGGAACCAAATATCACGTAGCGGGATGGGGCACTTCGACAGGAACTGTCATCAGCAGTGACGATCACGGGGCTTATGCCGTCGCCGATCCGAGGACGGGATTTGCCGACAGCACTCACCATAACGTGCTGAGAGTTACCCCGTGGGACGAGCATGCACGGACCGTAACGGGATCCAACCATCCATCCGGTGGGGCTCTGACGGTCGCCGATCCTCGTTGCGGCCTCGATCGTGGAAAGGGCGACCATTACGTGACGGGTGGTCATTATGGCGTCGTCCCTTGGGAGGCTTCTTCCGGAGCAGTTTCCGGTTCGGCAGGCCACGACAACGGCCGCTGGTCGGTGGCCGATCCCCGTCTTCCCGACGCGGCAGACCGGTTGGTTGTGAGAATTCGTTCTCTCGACGGGACATGGCACCGGCCGTTCACCACGATGGAGCTCGCGGCACTCCAGTCCCTGATCGATCCCGAGGAAGTTCTCGAACTCGACGGGCTGTCGGATGGATCGTGGCGGGAACGTATTGGAAACGCTGTCCCGCCGGAAGCCGCTGCGGCGATCGCCGGGGTGATGGGGACAACTCTCTTGCTCGCCTGGTCAGGACAGACGTTCGTACTGAGCAGCACCCCGATCTGGGTCAGGCCCGTGGCAGTGGCGTTGTCGGTGCAGCAGGCGGAGGTGCCCGCATGA
- the rpsU gene encoding 30S ribosomal protein S21: protein MGLRMRVHDREPIGAALRRFKKLIERSGMKKEIRAHEYYEKPCEERSRKKSRKKSAIRKAVSGKPTKPERSF, encoded by the coding sequence ATGGGATTACGAATGCGCGTTCACGACCGAGAACCCATCGGCGCGGCCCTCCGCCGGTTCAAGAAACTGATCGAGCGAAGCGGCATGAAGAAAGAAATCCGAGCCCACGAGTACTACGAGAAGCCGTGCGAAGAGCGAAGCCGGAAGAAGTCCAGGAAGAAAAGCGCGATCCGGAAAGCAGTCTCGGGTAAGCCCACGAAACCTGAACGGTCGTTCTGA
- a CDS encoding alpha/beta hydrolase family protein produces MKIQFNDAAFSFQLLRVLGSAASRQADVGEALATAQRIREGDFESWATEWSRTAARVEAIAETCVKAGRRVSAGEAYLRATNYFRAAEFFLHGTPSDPRVQELSGRSGWCFREGLRLCEIPHQFVDIPYEGTTLPGIFYPASGDRRPTLIAQTGFDGTIDGLMHWALAATRRGWHCLTFEGPGQGRVIRTQNLPFRPDWEHVISPVVDALVARPDVDASRVVLLGVSFGGYLAPRAAAFEKRLAACIANGGVLDFSGSRLPPGMTREQFATAVREHPDRVNTGMRKLAESNTAARWSQENGMYTFHASSPANWVGKLLDYDLTPVVEQITCPMLVIDVEHEDNFPGEARKLYDALSCPKTWLFFSEEEGAGDHCQTGSPTLAQQRIFDWIEETVDS; encoded by the coding sequence ATGAAGATTCAATTCAACGACGCCGCGTTTTCGTTCCAACTCCTGCGCGTCCTCGGCAGTGCAGCGTCTCGCCAGGCGGATGTCGGCGAGGCGCTGGCCACCGCGCAGCGCATCCGCGAGGGCGATTTCGAGAGTTGGGCAACGGAGTGGTCGCGAACGGCGGCTCGGGTCGAGGCGATCGCCGAGACCTGCGTGAAGGCGGGTCGTCGTGTGAGCGCCGGAGAGGCCTACCTGCGGGCCACGAACTACTTCCGGGCTGCCGAGTTCTTCCTGCACGGCACCCCTTCAGATCCGCGCGTCCAGGAGTTGTCCGGTCGGAGCGGGTGGTGCTTCCGCGAGGGTCTCCGCCTGTGCGAAATTCCACATCAGTTCGTGGATATCCCTTACGAAGGGACGACGCTGCCGGGCATCTTCTACCCGGCGAGCGGCGACCGCCGCCCTACCCTCATCGCGCAGACCGGGTTCGACGGCACCATCGACGGCCTGATGCACTGGGCGCTGGCCGCAACCCGCCGCGGCTGGCACTGCCTCACGTTCGAGGGCCCCGGCCAGGGGCGGGTAATCCGCACTCAGAATCTGCCATTCCGACCCGACTGGGAACACGTCATCTCGCCCGTGGTTGACGCGCTCGTCGCCCGGCCGGATGTTGATGCGAGTCGCGTGGTATTGCTGGGCGTCAGCTTCGGCGGGTACTTGGCACCGCGGGCCGCGGCGTTCGAGAAGCGGCTGGCGGCCTGCATCGCGAACGGTGGGGTACTCGACTTTAGCGGGTCACGCCTACCACCGGGGATGACGCGAGAGCAATTTGCCACGGCCGTTCGCGAACACCCCGACCGCGTGAACACTGGCATGAGGAAACTGGCCGAGTCGAACACCGCCGCACGGTGGAGCCAGGAGAACGGCATGTACACGTTCCACGCCTCCAGCCCGGCCAACTGGGTCGGGAAACTGCTCGACTACGACCTCACGCCGGTGGTCGAGCAGATCACCTGCCCGATGCTCGTCATCGACGTCGAGCACGAGGATAACTTCCCCGGCGAGGCCCGGAAACTCTACGACGCTTTGTCATGTCCGAAAACGTGGTTGTTCTTCAGCGAGGAGGAAGGGGCAGGCGATCACTGTCAGACCGGATCACCGACGCTCGCGCAACAACGAATCTTCGACTGGATCGAGGAGACGGTTGATTCTTGA
- a CDS encoding carbohydrate-binding protein: MRKRIIAASGTNRPVPTDVWMNPDSVARVEVSSEEPEHPVEAALLPGTGWRASRPGPQTIRLVFDGPQHIRRIRLRFLADAHTRTQGFVLRWVNTASEPREIVRQQWNFSAEGSTEELEDYRVDLPGVIELELVVTPDISGGDAHASLAEMRVA; this comes from the coding sequence ATGCGGAAGAGGATTATCGCAGCAAGTGGTACTAACCGGCCAGTCCCGACCGACGTGTGGATGAACCCGGATAGCGTGGCGAGGGTTGAGGTCAGTTCGGAGGAACCGGAACACCCTGTCGAAGCGGCACTCCTCCCGGGTACAGGCTGGCGAGCCTCCCGTCCCGGGCCACAGACCATCCGTCTGGTATTCGACGGCCCCCAACATATCCGCCGTATCCGCCTGCGGTTCTTGGCAGATGCCCACACTCGGACGCAAGGATTCGTCCTCCGGTGGGTGAATACTGCGTCAGAACCCCGGGAGATCGTTCGGCAGCAATGGAACTTCAGCGCCGAAGGGTCGACGGAAGAGTTGGAGGACTACCGGGTGGACCTGCCCGGGGTCATCGAGTTAGAACTCGTCGTTACCCCGGACATTTCAGGAGGAGATGCCCACGCATCACTGGCAGAGATGCGAGTCGCGTAG
- a CDS encoding HNH endonuclease signature motif containing protein, with translation MSRHGNTEGILQFGDPLERFHQKYAVNPETGCWEWACYRHPKGYGIMGIGKYTKVRAHRFAYERLVGPIPAGMQVCHKCDQRNCVNPAHLFLGTGFDNMQDMVKKGRFTPHGRRINWANATTIRVLYCRGRHSIEDLSWIYSLDEEQVRKIVKGESWMTPPT, from the coding sequence ATGTCGCGCCACGGCAACACCGAGGGCATTCTCCAGTTCGGCGATCCGCTCGAACGGTTCCACCAGAAGTACGCCGTGAATCCCGAAACGGGATGCTGGGAGTGGGCTTGCTACCGGCACCCGAAGGGGTACGGCATCATGGGCATCGGAAAGTACACCAAGGTGCGGGCTCACCGATTCGCATACGAGCGACTCGTCGGGCCAATTCCTGCGGGCATGCAAGTCTGCCATAAATGCGATCAGAGAAATTGTGTTAATCCGGCCCACCTGTTCCTCGGGACTGGCTTTGACAATATGCAGGATATGGTAAAGAAGGGGCGATTTACTCCGCACGGCAGGCGGATCAACTGGGCAAACGCGACTACCATCCGCGTGCTTTATTGCCGTGGGCGACACTCCATCGAAGACCTGTCTTGGATCTATTCCCTCGACGAAGAGCAAGTCAGAAAGATCGTCAAGGGCGAGTCTTGGATGACCCCGCCGACATAG
- a CDS encoding DUF2312 domain-containing protein, translated as MTTNNKEQSTAVGGIAVDQLRSVVERVERLEEDKAGITQNIRDVYLEARGNGLDVKAIRQIIKLRKLDASERDEQESILDTYLRALGMTPELEDDEEAA; from the coding sequence ATGACAACCAACAATAAAGAGCAATCGACCGCGGTGGGCGGTATTGCTGTCGATCAACTTCGCAGCGTAGTCGAAAGAGTGGAGAGATTGGAGGAGGATAAGGCCGGAATTACCCAGAACATCCGCGATGTTTATCTGGAAGCTCGTGGGAACGGTCTTGATGTCAAAGCGATCCGTCAGATCATCAAGCTTCGGAAGCTGGACGCCAGCGAACGCGACGAACAGGAATCGATTCTCGACACCTATCTTCGTGCCCTCGGCATGACTCCAGAGTTGGAAGACGACGAGGAGGCGGCATGA
- a CDS encoding HNH endonuclease signature motif containing protein, producing the protein MPSGVYSRRKAAPIIRFFAKVQLSPFGCWVWAGCRMSDGYGQFWDGNTRVLAHRWSYQHHVKPIAENFVIDHLCRNPSCVNPAHLDCVPMRVNTERGLLYETLTANAKKKTHCKRGHQLFGANLAVDRKGNRCCKACRNMKAEEWRRANRARVNLLQQIRRRNQQPQQGDKL; encoded by the coding sequence ATGCCCTCGGGAGTATATTCACGTCGCAAGGCTGCCCCTATTATCCGGTTTTTTGCGAAGGTACAGCTTTCGCCTTTCGGTTGCTGGGTGTGGGCCGGCTGCCGAATGTCTGATGGATATGGTCAGTTTTGGGATGGAAATACTCGGGTTTTGGCACATCGGTGGAGCTACCAACACCACGTCAAACCAATCGCGGAAAACTTCGTGATAGACCACCTGTGTCGAAATCCGAGTTGTGTGAATCCCGCCCATCTGGATTGCGTCCCGATGCGGGTGAATACCGAACGCGGGCTGCTCTACGAAACTCTTACGGCCAATGCCAAGAAGAAAACGCATTGCAAACGCGGCCATCAACTCTTTGGGGCGAATCTCGCCGTGGATCGTAAGGGCAATCGATGCTGTAAAGCATGCCGAAACATGAAGGCGGAGGAGTGGAGACGGGCCAACAGAGCGAGAGTAAACCTATTGCAACAAATCAGAAGACGAAATCAACAACCACAACAAGGAGATAAATTATGA